actttcaattttaataataatacttgatagtaatttttattttaatatttccttTACAGTTAAGCgagatcaataaaaaaattaattgtaaaaattattcaaagtttaattctaacattattatttttattcagatATATAGAATTAAAGTTACGGAAGAAATGAATTGGTATTTTCTGTTGTATATACATATTgcaactattattttaattttaattgaaatggCATCACATGTTAGTTATTTGTGTGtaaaaaattttgaactaaAGTTGTAATACTGGTTGGCAAAGACAAACACAAAGACAAATGTAATAATGTATCATTATATTACTCATAATGAAAGAATATTTGTATTAagatttctatcttttgttattattttaatttcagtgaTGAACTTTCTGTAGtcttatgaattatttttcacaaatttaaaactaattaagaattaaatctACAAAAATCAAAGTTGtaaaatttctttgaattaTTGTAAATCTAAAGTCGTCAATCTTTCTCACGACTTCAActtaacatttttcttaaaataccaTTAACACTGAAGTCTCCTTCATGACTTTAGTTCAAAAACTTATACACAAATTCCCAATATATAGCATGATTTCAGTGAAATTAAATTTACGTTACAGAGTCACCAATCTTAAATACGGTTTCAGTTAAATAGAAGTCACCATATACTAATATGATTTCAATTAAACACCATCTTTAAAAAATTTGCCCAAAACCTCAATactataataatttaagttgAAATAGTCTATACAACTTTACTGGaatgtcattattttaaaattaattcgtGATTAATTAAACTTTCTTGCCTAAGTtaccaaatattattaaaaaatcatgCATGCATTTTACAATTTCCTTAAAACAAGATCATGATTTAGCCTTTCAATTATAAACTTAAAGTCAAATCCTGTagtttccaaaataaattaacccacgtatgaaagaaaaaaactgtCATACGCAAATGACTTTTCTTTTACATGCAccagtgcaaaaacgctgtttaacgttggttaatttgggtttttaacgtcactttcacatccgacgtctatgggATGTCGGAattcctcagaaccgacgtctcaACGTCGGTTCCAGATAtccactgacgtctatatagacgtctgcttatacgaACACCGACGTCCAATTACTCTGTATAGACGTCCTCCTATGGTTAAACCGacatcaacatgaatatataaagaggtttaaaatgacactaactgacgactatgttgttatagacgtcagacatggctttaaccgacgtctaacaacaattttgtgttttagtgcatttttgatccaggctttcggtagcattgtgtaacattcttctctcgctagtttcctcacaaaaaaagcttgcgtcttttgaatcctCTAGTCCTTTTcaacctaaaaccgaacctgggtccatggctacttcccattaatcaaccgcaacagaaaaaaattacggtgtcgagaagtagacaaggacttaggttccattttgggtcggaagaactagagaactcaaaagatcgccactcttcttgtgaggaaaccagcaaaggaagaatgttaCACtgtgttacccaaagagaggatcaaaactgcactaaaacacaacacaaataaaggaaattttaatcagttcaacgacaagataatcgataaaaaactaaagaaagtttaaacgggtagcacaaaaaaaaaaaacgaacctgggatgcaagagagaaaaaggagaggacgaagccaatgacgttatgagaaacgacaacGCAATGCAGCAAGAGATAAACAgtagaggagaagcagagaaaaaggagaagagataaAGATGCGATTGAAACTGAATTTTGAGAAGAGACCGcagtctatttaaaatgaaaatggggcgtcggttgctccagaaaccgacgtctagaaAGCTAAAAAGATTGatgttttggtttcctgtcagggaagttaacgtcggtgcccctaacatccgacgtctacaaccctcgaatttggtgaaaatataggaacttagacgtcggtgcccctcagaaccgacgtctacattgaagaatttttgtcttcccgccttccagacaggccttagacgtcggcgtttgactacgtgatgtctaattgcctggggaattaggtgaacaagattaattgtagcccaatgGACGTCGCcttttcacgggatccgacgcCTATTcaacgtctaaagctgaaccggttgacgtttgattttcctgtcagtgacgtagacgtcggtgccctttccagccgacgtctaagctcttgggaatttgatgggcaacattaattgcagcctagtagacgtcgggcccgtgaaaatccgacgtcaatggactgtcttatcacatacctcaggcaattagacgtcagaTTGCGGCAGGTGCGATGTCTAGGATGTGATAGACGTCGCCTGACATAGAAACTGACGTCTacttttccaatttatttacgataatgtcaCCGTGCAGAAGTAGACGTCGAATTTTCAAGGGACCGatgtctaaggggtgacgttaaagcgcgtttttgcactagtgatgtAACTTATTTACACATCATTTTTTagatatgaaaattattttatgtctaTTCATGAGTTGAACTTTAACATTACAAGACTTTATGAATCTTTCTTttttgattaatatatatatatatatatatatatatatatatatatatatatatatatatatatatatatatatatatatatatatatattatccaaAGTATTATAATTAGTACATccacattatatatatacttctccaaagtgttataattaatttatgtcctaatttataatcaacttagcattcattttttttttaaaagtataggTTACAACATTTTTTAGTTATGttaacaaaattgtaaataaactaaaagtatatttatattactttttaatttaaattttaatatatattattatattattagaaagGATTGTCTGTATTTTTCTTGTTCCAGTTCATTCGTAGAATCACAAGTGGAAGATATCAAGCATATCTATTTGAGAAATTTCAGTGGAATTCATCTTATTGAGAAGGAGATGTAATTATATTAACAATCTCTTAATTATTTTGACTTGATCTGGTACATTCATATATAATCATGAATTGCTTTCAAAGACCAGCAAACACATCAACTGCATTATGGTTGCGAGTTGAagcaaagaaattgaaaaattctcCATAATTAAATGGACGATAACGAAGAGGATGAATTTTGTCATCAACCAACCCACGTGGCACCTCAATTTTCATCTCGTCTTTTGGTGCCACAAAAGCTCCAAAAGtgaatctctctttctctccatTCATCATCACTCTATGTGTTGCTGCGTGAAGTCTTCCGTTGCTCCATGCCTATTCATTCATGTAACATATAACTATAATTATTCAATACATATATAAcaacaatttcaattaattaattttctgcaTATATACCTTCAGTGCATCACCAACAATAACCACAAAGCAATTCTGGGATATTTCTACGTCAACCCATTTGCCTGATTTGGATAGCATCTGCAAACCCTGAACTTCATTTTGACACAAAACGGTTAAGGTGTTTTTGTCAGTGTGACCATTGGAGGCANCCTTGTTTGCATCAGTATTGTACATGTTCAATCGTATCTGGGTACAACTCTTCATGTTTTCAACATCTGAAATGTAATGTTGGGGAAGGTCATAGCCCTCCACAATCATTTTCAAGACTAGTGAACTTATTTCTGTCATCTTTAAGCTCATACCCTTTAGTACCTCACTGCATGCAATCAAAATAGAACATTAAACAAGGTGATTTATACGTGTGTGATCTCTTAAAGAGTAACGGAACAACAACAAGGTCTTAAGTTATGATAATTTAACTGAATACTGGGAAGGATCCGAcatgaattaaaagaataataccAGAAATTTGGATTTCCTTGAGGCCACATGAGGTTGGTGAAGGTCTCAACTGATGTTGAGAGAAGAACATCATCGACTGCAAAGCATTCTTTGACAGTGTTCATAAACTTATGGATGTTGAAGCTACTGAAAGGCTTTGGAATTATGTGTTGTTGCTTTGTTTGCTGAGGCAaatgaaataatgttttgacACTCTTAAACAGCTCTTCAATGGATTTGACCTCATCATCACACCTCAAGAGGAAGAAACCATCATTCTCACATGCTTCTCTCACTTTCATACTCATCTCTTTCCACTCTTCACTCCCTTCT
This DNA window, taken from Vigna radiata var. radiata cultivar VC1973A chromosome 5, Vradiata_ver6, whole genome shotgun sequence, encodes the following:
- the LOC106759923 gene encoding probable 2-oxoglutarate-dependent dioxygenase AOP1 — protein: MEMACENEVMVLPCFDFCKGGVTLEEGSEEWKEMSMKVREACENDGFFLLRCDDEVKSIEELFKSVKTLFHLPQQTKQQHIIPKPFSSFNIHKFMNTVKECFAVDDVLLSTSVETFTNLMWPQGNPNFCEVLKGMSLKMTEISSLVLKMIVEGYDLPQHYISDVENMKSCTQIRLNMYNTDANKXASNGHTDKNTLTVLCQNEVQGLQMLSKSGKWVDVEISQNCFVVIVGDALKAWSNGRLHAATHRVMMNGEKERFTFGAFVAPKDEMKIEVPRGLVDDKIHPLRYRPFNYGEFFNFFASTRNHNAVDVFAGL